Proteins found in one Acidobacteriota bacterium genomic segment:
- a CDS encoding alpha/beta hydrolase, giving the protein MRFLKVLAVVSLGLAVVVAAGWVTVRSSNLQPQAGTLLLYPERIALQGGGYARCDRGMMFVPANRSRPGGGVIGVEIYRFKSDKAAPGTPPVFRLHGGPGWGGLSGSLGQPGFYQREIVPQLETADLVVVGQRGIGSSKPDTVCDAPAKLPLDRKVSEEEEAEVLRQASRQCKDFWESTGLDLSGLNVVEAAADVNDVRQALGYGKITLWGRSFGSHWAMAVMRFHPDAVERAVLTGMEGPDHTYDMPSWVLKALERIAKAAESSDRLKEQIPEGGLIEAFKSVVARLDEEPVKVSVPGGAEIYLDGDDIRDMAYGYSGRTSSRRGIQTWASDVLTLYAGDYDPAARTVARQLARGGFPTASFFMLDCGSGISRQRLQHLQSDPAKVVVGDLGWFYQTACAEWGSDLGEAFRKNFETGIPTLIVQGDWDTSTPYENALELKPYFKNSTFVTVRGGSHGALPEAMREDESFSAAVMKFIGEGDVSGIPEEVQLPEIVWTKPSLSK; this is encoded by the coding sequence ATGCGGTTTTTGAAGGTTCTTGCTGTAGTTTCTCTCGGGTTGGCGGTTGTTGTGGCGGCGGGTTGGGTGACGGTACGGAGTTCCAATCTGCAGCCGCAGGCGGGGACGCTTTTGCTCTATCCCGAACGCATCGCGCTTCAAGGGGGCGGGTACGCCCGCTGCGATCGGGGGATGATGTTTGTTCCCGCCAACCGCTCCCGGCCGGGAGGCGGCGTGATCGGCGTCGAGATCTACCGCTTCAAGTCCGACAAGGCAGCACCCGGGACACCCCCTGTCTTCCGGCTCCACGGAGGACCTGGATGGGGCGGGCTGTCCGGCTCGCTGGGGCAACCCGGTTTTTACCAGCGCGAGATCGTTCCTCAGCTTGAAACTGCCGACTTGGTGGTAGTGGGACAGCGAGGCATCGGCTCCTCCAAGCCCGATACCGTCTGCGATGCCCCTGCCAAACTGCCTTTGGATCGCAAGGTGTCCGAAGAGGAGGAAGCCGAGGTGTTGCGCCAGGCGTCCCGCCAGTGCAAGGACTTCTGGGAATCGACAGGGCTCGATTTGAGCGGACTCAACGTGGTGGAAGCTGCCGCCGACGTCAACGACGTCCGTCAGGCGCTGGGGTACGGCAAGATTACCCTGTGGGGCCGGAGCTTTGGATCGCACTGGGCCATGGCCGTCATGCGCTTTCATCCCGACGCGGTGGAACGGGCGGTGCTGACCGGTATGGAGGGGCCCGATCATACCTATGACATGCCCTCCTGGGTGCTCAAGGCGCTGGAGCGCATCGCCAAGGCAGCCGAGTCCTCGGACCGGCTCAAGGAACAGATCCCCGAGGGCGGCCTGATCGAGGCCTTCAAGTCGGTGGTGGCCCGCCTGGATGAAGAGCCCGTCAAAGTCAGCGTGCCCGGCGGCGCGGAGATTTACCTGGACGGCGACGACATCCGCGACATGGCCTACGGTTATTCGGGACGCACCAGTTCGCGCCGCGGCATCCAAACCTGGGCCTCAGACGTGCTGACGCTTTACGCGGGAGACTATGATCCCGCCGCGCGGACCGTGGCCCGGCAGTTGGCCCGGGGAGGCTTCCCCACCGCGAGTTTCTTCATGCTGGATTGCGGCTCGGGCATCAGCCGTCAGCGGCTGCAGCACCTTCAGTCCGACCCGGCCAAGGTGGTAGTGGGAGATCTGGGATGGTTCTACCAGACCGCCTGCGCCGAGTGGGGCAGCGACTTGGGCGAGGCTTTCCGGAAGAACTTCGAAACCGGTATTCCCACGTTGATCGTGCAGGGCGACTGGGACACCTCCACGCCCTACGAGAACGCCCTCGAACTCAAGCCCTACTTCAAGAACAGCACCTTCGTCACCGTCAGAGGCGGCTCTCATGGAGCCTTGCCCGAAGCCATGCGCGAGGACGAGTCCTTCAGCGCGGCCGTCATGAAGTTCATAGGCGAGGGCGACGTCAGCGGCATTCCCGAAGAGGTCCAACTCCCCGAGATCGTCTGGACCAAGCCCTCGCTGAGCAAGTAG
- a CDS encoding PIN domain-containing protein: MMLLDTSGLLSALFPDQQGHESSAEALRRSDPPLILSPFVLAEIDYLIEKMSGVDVELQFLEEVSRGAYQVAPFDRRDIEAARFIIAKYRDLGIGLADASIMVLADRYQTRQLLTLDERHFRVLKMESGDAFRILPADLDV; this comes from the coding sequence ATGATGTTGCTTGACACCAGCGGTTTGCTTTCGGCCCTTTTCCCCGACCAGCAAGGGCACGAGTCGAGTGCCGAAGCGCTGCGCCGATCAGACCCGCCACTCATTCTCTCGCCTTTCGTCCTGGCTGAGATTGACTATTTAATCGAGAAAATGAGCGGAGTGGATGTCGAACTGCAGTTCCTGGAGGAGGTATCGAGGGGTGCCTACCAGGTCGCTCCGTTCGACCGGCGAGATATCGAAGCGGCCCGATTCATTATTGCCAAGTACCGTGACCTCGGTATCGGATTGGCCGACGCATCCATCATGGTGCTGGCTGATCGCTATCAGACGCGCCAACTGCTGACTCTTGACGAGCGCCACTTTCGCGTCCTGAAAATGGAATCCGGCGATGCCTTCAGGATCCTCCCCGCCGATCTGGATGTTTGA
- a CDS encoding VOC family protein, which translates to MMTTARLYRVILPVSDIEEAARFYARVLQVEGERVSPGRHYFKCGGVILACYDPAADGDQPGSGWRHHENQYLYFSVPDLEAVRKRLASAGGRPLTEIEDMPWGERLFYALDPMGSRLCFVQESTVFTGAD; encoded by the coding sequence ATGATGACGACGGCGCGCCTCTACCGAGTGATTCTTCCAGTCAGCGACATCGAAGAAGCAGCGCGATTCTATGCCCGTGTCTTGCAGGTCGAAGGCGAGCGGGTCTCGCCCGGCCGCCACTATTTCAAGTGCGGCGGGGTGATCCTGGCCTGCTACGATCCGGCGGCCGACGGCGACCAACCGGGCTCGGGCTGGAGACATCACGAGAACCAGTACCTCTACTTTTCCGTGCCCGACCTGGAGGCTGTCCGCAAGCGCCTGGCCTCGGCCGGGGGCCGTCCGCTCACCGAAATCGAGGACATGCCCTGGGGGGAACGCCTCTTCTATGCACTTGACCCGATGGGCAGCCGCCTCTGCTTCGTCCAAGAGTCCACCGTCTTCACAGGCGCCGATTGA
- a CDS encoding MauE/DoxX family redox-associated membrane protein — MTTPLIMLVLMMVPYLGARAVAAVRGSFFEPRSAAAVGLGILFVFTGIGHFQRTEPMAQMLPEWVPERVLLVYLTGILEFAIAVGFFIPQCRRFTGWVAAAMLVAFFPANIYAAINHVPMGGHAWGPQYLLIRAPLQLVILWWIYRFTLRRPPPHSVGR, encoded by the coding sequence ATGACTACCCCGCTTATCATGCTCGTCTTGATGATGGTGCCCTACTTGGGCGCGCGGGCGGTGGCGGCGGTCAGGGGGTCCTTCTTCGAGCCGCGGAGCGCCGCAGCCGTCGGACTTGGCATCTTGTTCGTCTTCACTGGGATCGGACACTTCCAGCGAACGGAGCCTATGGCGCAGATGCTGCCGGAGTGGGTTCCGGAGCGGGTGCTGCTCGTCTACCTGACGGGAATCTTGGAATTCGCTATCGCCGTCGGCTTCTTCATCCCCCAGTGCAGACGATTCACCGGATGGGTCGCTGCCGCCATGCTGGTCGCATTCTTCCCTGCCAATATCTACGCCGCCATCAACCACGTTCCCATGGGCGGCCACGCCTGGGGGCCTCAATATCTCCTCATCCGTGCCCCCCTCCAACTCGTCATCTTGTGGTGGATTTATCGGTTCACCCTTCGGCGTCCACCGCCGCACTCAGTCGGACGGTAG
- a CDS encoding TIM barrel protein has translation MNRRRFLGGLGVLGGAIGASAVLARPSTENGLAAAGGGAAQDQFSLLYAPHFGMFKEHGGDDLVGQLEFAAAEGFRAWEDNGMMGRPLAEQERLAAAMQRLGISMGVFVAEADFRQRTFVRPPEEVAEGLKAKMRQAVDTAQRVHARWATVVPGLADPGLEPDYQTANVVENLRHCAGVCEPQGLTLVLEPLNPWRDHPGLFLTRIPQAFQICRAVASPSVKILDDLYHQQITEGNLIPNIDAAWQEIAYFQVGDNPGRNEPTTGEINYSNVFTHLKERGYGGIVGMEHGNSTPGRQGERAVIEAYRRCDPRL, from the coding sequence ATGAATCGACGAAGGTTTTTGGGTGGCTTGGGCGTCCTCGGCGGGGCCATCGGAGCTTCCGCCGTGCTCGCCAGACCCAGCACTGAAAATGGGCTTGCGGCAGCAGGCGGTGGGGCGGCCCAAGACCAGTTCTCACTGCTCTACGCACCGCACTTCGGGATGTTTAAGGAGCATGGTGGCGACGACTTGGTGGGCCAGTTGGAGTTTGCAGCCGCCGAGGGCTTTCGGGCCTGGGAAGACAACGGGATGATGGGTCGTCCCCTGGCCGAGCAGGAACGCCTGGCCGCCGCCATGCAGCGGCTGGGAATCAGCATGGGAGTCTTCGTGGCAGAGGCCGATTTCCGGCAACGGACTTTCGTGCGTCCGCCCGAAGAAGTGGCTGAAGGGCTGAAAGCCAAGATGCGTCAGGCGGTGGACACAGCCCAGCGGGTGCATGCACGTTGGGCCACCGTGGTCCCAGGCTTGGCCGATCCCGGACTGGAACCCGACTACCAGACCGCCAACGTGGTGGAAAACCTCAGGCACTGCGCCGGGGTCTGCGAGCCGCAGGGACTGACGCTGGTTCTGGAGCCGCTCAATCCCTGGAGGGACCACCCGGGACTCTTTCTCACCCGCATCCCCCAGGCCTTTCAGATCTGCCGGGCCGTGGCCAGTCCCTCGGTCAAGATTCTCGATGACCTCTACCACCAGCAGATCACCGAGGGCAATCTCATCCCCAACATCGACGCCGCCTGGCAGGAGATCGCCTACTTTCAAGTGGGAGACAATCCGGGCCGCAACGAACCCACCACCGGCGAGATCAACTACTCCAACGTCTTCACTCACCTCAAAGAGCGCGGATACGGAGGCATCGTCGGAATGGAACACGGCAATTCCACTCCCGGCCGCCAGGGCGAACGCGCCGTCATCGAAGCCTACCGCCGCTGCGATCCCCGGCTCTAG